GTCTTTGCAGATTTGATTGATTTCACCGCCGATGTATCGGGCGGGTTTGCGCACAAAGGGCAGGAGCCGTCGGCTGACTTGTTCCTTTACAGATTGTATGGGCCGTTCTATCATAGCGGGCGGCTATTATACACAATTTCGACCTTTTTTGAATCGATTTGCCGCTAATGAAAGAAAAATTAGACGTTCTTTTTGGGCTCGTGCTGGGCGGCCTCATGGCCGCGGCGGCGGTGTGGGTGCACCGGCAATACAAGCCGCCTGCGGTCGAAAACAGCGGATTTCATCTGATGATGGGGACAGTGGTGCAGGTGACGGCTGTGGCCGACGACCCGGCAGCCGCACGCAGGGCCATTCAGGCCGCCTTTGACGTCCTCGAAAACGTCCAGCGGACAATGAATGACCGCGACCCGAATTCTGAACTGTCCCAGATAAACCAAACAGCATTCGAACAGGAAGTGCAGGTCAGTCCGGACCTGTTTGCCGTGCTGTGTGCGGCCCGGCAATACAGTCAGCTGACCAACGGGGCTTTTGACAGTACGGTCGGACCGCTCGTGGCCCTGTGGCGGCGGATGGAAAAAACAGGAATCGAACCGACGCCGGAAGAGATTCAAGAGGCTCGAAAGCGGGTGGGGTATGAAAAAGTGATTTTGAATCCGGCGCAGCAGACCGTGCGGTTTGAGGCGGAGGGAATGCGGCTGGATTTGGGCGGAATTGCCAAGGGCTATGCCGTTGATGCGGCCATCGGGGCGATGAAAGAACTGGGGATT
The Anaerohalosphaeraceae bacterium genome window above contains:
- a CDS encoding FAD:protein FMN transferase; the encoded protein is MKEKLDVLFGLVLGGLMAAAAVWVHRQYKPPAVENSGFHLMMGTVVQVTAVADDPAAARRAIQAAFDVLENVQRTMNDRDPNSELSQINQTAFEQEVQVSPDLFAVLCAARQYSQLTNGAFDSTVGPLVALWRRMEKTGIEPTPEEIQEARKRVGYEKVILNPAQQTVRFEAEGMRLDLGGIAKGYAVDAAIGAMKELGIRGGMVDVGGNIRCFGTPPPPAKHWTIGLQNPRAEALSAKIRLDELAVATSGDYRRFVEKGGKRFSHILNPATGESAAELISVTILAPSAMEADALSTAVSVLGREKGLALIESLPEAEAIVIAADEPEELIFTSGAAAYLLK